CTGGTATTCCTTAAATGATCGAGCAAAAAGCTTGCCAAAAAAAGGCATGACATTGTTAAAATAAAACTCAAAAACCTGCTTATAAATAGGCAAAGTCGGGTGTGAAGTATCAATGCAAACAAGCCTACCATTAGGCTTTAAAACACGGAAAATTTCTCGCAAGACGGTCAGATAATCGGGCGTATTACGCAAACCATATCCGATTGTCACAAGGTCAAAACTGTCATCTTCAAACGGTAGGGCCATCGCATCGCCTTGAATTAAACTGACATTTTTATCAGCCCTTTGCTCAATTTTGGCTTGAGCAATCGCCAGCATATTTTCAGAAAAATCAAGCCCTACCACGTTTCCCGAACTTCCGACGGCATCAGCCAAGTCTAGCGTCCAATCACCTGTTCCGCAACACAAATCTAAGGCAGACAAATCCGTCAAATCTCCCATTCTTTTCATTGTTTGCGCTCGCCAAATATCATGCTGTTTAAAGCTAATAATGGCGTTCATTTTATCATAGTCTCCCGAAATTTTATTAAAAATCTCGTGAACTCGTTCTTGATTTACTTCTGTCATGATTTTATTATAGCAGAAATCCTGCGGATTTTCGTTAGCGGAATGCGAGTCGCTCCGCTTCGCTACGTTCCTTACAGACTACTCGTTTTAGTCGATAGCTCCCCATCTTTTTGAGTCGTCTGCGTAAAATGAACCGTTACAGGCCCAGCTTTTTTTAAAAAATCATGTTATGAAAGAGTTAATTTTGGGTAAATTCGGGATTTTTGAGTAAAAAAACTACTGATGATCTTGCATCAGTAGTTTGGAATTTAGTCTTCGTTGGTTAGGTCTTCACCGTTAGTAGCGATGACTTTCTTGTACCAAGCAAATGATTTTTTGGGTGTCCGTTTGAGGCTGCCCTTGCCAAAATCATCACGATCGACGTAAATAAAGCCGTAGCGTTTACTCATTTCACCTGTTCCTGCGGATACGAGGTCGATACAGCCCCATGAAGTATAGCCGAGCAATTCAACACCGTCTAATTCAACGGCTTTTTTCATTTCTTCGATATGTGCTGCCATATAAGCAATGCGGTAATCATCAGCCACATAGCCATCTTCATCTGGAGTATCTACGGCACCCAAGCCATTTTCAACGACAAAGAGGGGTTTTTGATAACGATCCCAGACAGAGTTCATGGTGATGCGTAATCCTTGTGGGTCAATCTGCCAGCCCCATTCGCTTGCTTCAAGGTAGGGGTTAGTCACGGATTCAAAGATATTTCCTGCTGATTTATCGGCATCACCATCAGAAACTTTTGCCACACGGCTTGAATAATAGCTAAAGGAGACAAAGTCCACGGTGTTTTCTGCTAAGATTTCTAAATCACCCTCTTGGATTGGCAACTCAATGCCTTCGCGTTCAAGTCGTTTGAGGAGATAATTTGGATATTTCCCACGAGATTGTACGTCAATGAAGAACAAATTGTCATGATTTTGTTGCTGAGCTTCTAGGACATTGTCAGGGTGACAATCAAATGGATAATATTCACCAGCAGCTAGCATACAGCCAATTTTGTTTTCGGGGTCAATTTCATGTCCAATCTTTGTAGCAATGGCTGAGGCCAAAAGTTCATGGTGAGCAGCTAAATATTTGGCTTGTTCTTTATTTTCACCTTCTTCAAAAACTAGTCCTGCGCCCATAAAGGGAGCGTGCAAAAGCATATTGATTTCGTTGAAAGTTAGCCAGTAATGCACTAAGCCTTTGAAACGGGTGAAAATCGTGCGGGCAAGGTTTTCATAGAAGTCAACCATTTTACGGTTGCGCCAGCCGCCATACTCTTTAATAAGATGAATCGGGCAGTCAAAGTGCGTGATAGTAACCAGCGGCTCAATGCCTAAACGTTGACATTCTTTGAAGATTTCTTCGTAGAACGCGAGTCCTTCTTCATTTGGCTCTGTTTCGTCTCCTTTAGGGAAAATCCGTGTCCAAGCGAGTGACATCCGATATGTTTTGAAGCCCATTTCTGCAAACATAGCAAGGTCTTCTTTCCAATGATGATACATATCAATCGCTTCTTTGGCTGGATAAAAATGTTGATCATCGAAATCCAGATGTTTCATTTCACCGGTGATGATTGGAAAACGGTCTTTACCGTGTGGTACGACATCAACGTTGGCAAGGCCACGTCCACCAAGGTTATATCCACCTTCACACTGGTTAGCTGCGGTTGCTCCGCCCCAAAGAAAATCTTTACTAAATGGCATAAATAGTACTCCTTTATTCTTTTTCTTTTATTATTTTATCATTTTTTAATTTTTTTTGATAACGATTTCACTCGTTAAAAAAATGAAAAACACTCCTAACAACTGAAGTGTTTTTCATTTTTATCTCATACTTCCTTCATATAAATAACGTTTTCAAGTTATTTATGAAGCGGTTTCGATGATTTTTTCATCATGAGAAAGATACGTTTTAACTTCAGTATAATCTTGTGAATTAGTCAAGATGACTGGTGTTTCTGTCACGTAACCTGCGGCTTCAATGGCTTCTTTATCAAATTTAATGAGTAAATCACCTTTTTTGATGCGGTCGCCTGATTGCACAAAAGTTTCGTAGTGTTGACCTTCTAGCTCAACGGTGTTCATACCGATGTGAATCAAAAGCTCTGCTCCGTTATCTGAGCGAATGCCAATAGCGTGTCCAGTTGGGAAAATGGTGACGACTTCACCGTTAAATGGTGCGACTACTTCACCTTTTTTCGGTAAAATGATAACGCCTTGTCCCATAGCACCGCTTGAGAAGACTTCGTCACTGGCTTCATGCAGAGCGCGAATTTCACCATTGAGTGGGGCGTGGAAGCTCTCACCTGCCAAGGCTTTTTGCAGTTTAGATTTGCCAAGTGTCCAAGGTTTTGGTGCTTTGGTCTTGTCATCATCAGTTACTAGGGCTGTTTCACGGTAGAAAAGCCAAGTCATGGCAAAGGCAACGAACATGGAGACGCTCATGGCGATAATGGCATTCCACATGAGCGACATATTTCCTTGTGGGGAGATGAAGTTTGGAAGTCCAAAAATTCCTAAACCACCCAAAGTATAAAAACCTGAGTTTGCCATTCCTAAGATTGCTCCACCAGCTGCGCCACCAATCATAGAATAGAGGAAGGCTGATTTTCTCTTGAGGGTCAAGCCGTAAATTGCGGGTTCTGTGACGCCGGCAATCCCTGAGATGATGGCTGGAATTCCCAAGGTCTGCAAGCCTTTGTCTTGTTTTCTGAATTTTAACCAGAGGGCAAAGACGACGGCGACCTGTGCAAATGAAGCGCCAAATGTTCCAGCAAGCATGTGTGAGAAGCCTTCGGCTCCGACCTGAACAAGGGCTACGGAAACCACCGCCCAGTGAAGTCCAAAGATGACCAGTACTTGCCAAAGGAAACCAAGAAGCGCCATAAAGAGAATAGGATTGAAAGCAAGCAAGTTTTGGAAACCTGTACTCAAAAGGTCTGTGGCAACATTCAGGGTTGGGCCAATCAAGAGCAGAGCAAATGGTGCTGCAATCAACAGTGTAAAGAATGGCACAAAGAAAGTTTGCAACATCTCTGGAATGATTTTTTTCGCTCGTTTCTGAATTATGCTGGCAAACCAAACGGTAAAGATGATTGGAACAACAGTTCCGGAGTAGTTTTGAGCGATGACGGGCAAACCAAGGAAAGTTGAGAAATAGTTACTTTCGATGATGGTACCTGAGAAGAGGCTACCAATTGGGTTACTTCCGTCAAATGCAGCAAGTTGAATAGATGGATACATCAAAATCATTCCTAAAACTAGTCCGATAAATTCATTGAGTTTGAATTTTCGCGCGGCAGTCAGCCCGACAACGATAGGAAGGAAGGTGAAGATGGCATCACCGACGGCATTGAGTAAGACTGAAGTTCCGTCAGTTGCGCTCAGCGCCCCCAATGCAATCAAAAGGGCATTTAGTCCTTTAATCATCCCGCCTGCGGCAAGGACACCGAGGAAAGGTTGGAAGGAGCCAGAAATAATATCAATCAGACGGTTAAAGGGCGACATCTTCTGCGTTTCCTCGTCTTGTGAAGTCACATTTCCTGTTATTTTTGCGACTTCTTCATAGACTTGGGGAACGTGATTTCCGATGACGACTTGATATTGTCCGCCTGCCTGCATGACGGTAACGACGCCATCCATTTGTTCAAGGATGGCTTTGTTGGCTTTGGACTCGTCTTTGAGTTTGAAGCGCAACCGTGTGATGCAGTGACCAACGGAGTTGATGTTTGCTCTGCCACCGACATTTTGGACAATGTCGTTTGCTAATGCTTGGTATTTTCCCATTTTACTTACCTCCTTGGGATATGTGGTGTTAGAATTTCATCAGTGGTTAACCTCTATGATTTCGCTTTCTTTTCACTCTTTTAGTATAACTCATTTTTTTCTCATTTCATAATAATATTATGAGCAAAAAATAAAAGATGAGGTTCATTTCTGAACTTCATCTTTTGGTGGTTCGCTCCAATTTCTTCTCAGGCTGAAATGGTCTGGAACAAAGTCATATCCTGGCGTGCAGAAGGGATGACAGCGCAAAATGCGTGCGGTTCCCATGGCTATGCCTTTAGCAGGGCCATGTTTTTCAATTGCCTGAATCATATAATTTGAGCAGGTGGGATAGTAGCGGCAAGCTGGAGGGAGCGCCGGAGAAATCCAACGTTGATAACCATGCACCGCTTTTACTAATATTTTTTTCATTTTTTTAATGTGGTGAGCGTTTTTGGTTACTCTATTTTTATTTTTTTGCTTACGTCAGCATTTTCTCTGAAGAAATTAACTTACGTCAGTAAATTCTCTTATTTTTTAGCAAGAACTTGTAAAATATCAGCCACCATAAGCTCTGGTGTCAGGTGATAACGATCGTAAAGCTCAGCAACGGGCACTGAATCATTAAATTCACGCTCTGCACCGAAGTTCAAGACTTTCACATCATAACGTCCCAAGAAAGAGGCAACTTTTTGTCCAAAGCCACCGTCCAAGATGCCGTCCTCAATCGTGACAATAAGCTGATGGTTTTCTGTCAAGTTGTCTAAGAAATCTTTATCCAAGTCATTGATGAACAAAGGATTGACCAAAGTGGCGTTAATCCCTTTTTCTGCAAGGGCTGCTGCAATTTTTTCGCCGTGTGAATAGAGACCACCGAGGGCCAAAATCGCTACTTTTTCTCCCATTTTTGTCATTTGATAAGAGCTTTGTGTGAAATCTGTGAGAAGGCTTGCGCGAGATTCAAGACCATGTTCAGGCATTTGAATCACGACTGGTTGCTCGTGTTGCGCCAGCGCCCAGTCCAAAATTGCTGTGAATTCTTCTCCAGAAGTAGGGGCCAAATATTTGAGATTTGGAATGTTAGAAATCCAAGTCATCGCTGATGAGCCTTGGTGGGTCTTATCTGAGCCAGAAATCACGCCACCTTTGACGATGATAATCGCTGGTTCTTTATTGATCGCCACATCGTGCCAAAGTTGGTCGTAAGCTCTTTGCAAGAAGGTTGAATTGTGGAAAATAATGGGGCGTGCGCCAGCTGCAGCCATTGCTCCGCCAAATGTAATCGTGTATTGCTCAGCGATACCGGCGTCAATATAGCGTTCGGGATGTTTAGCGGCAAATTGCTTGAGTCCGAAAATGCCCGGAATTGCTGCATTGATGGCTACCAGTGGCAAACCTTCGGCAATCTTTTTGTCCATGTAGTCCAACATGATGCTGGTATAGGTTTCGCCAGAAGGTTGATTTTTTGATTGACCTGTTGCCAAATCAAATGGGACGTGCCAATGGAAAGCTTCTTTGTTTTCAACGGCTGGCTCATAGCCACGCCCTTTTTGGGTGTGGATGTGCAGAACAATTGGGTGATCAATGTCTTTGACTTCCTCAAAAAGCGCAGTCAGGGCTTCGATATCATTACCTTCTTCTAGATATTTGTAATCCAAACCAAATGCTTTGAAGAAATTATTTTCAGCTTGACCATTTGTCGCGCGCAATTCAGCCAAATTGCGATAGAGTCCACCATGATTTTCAGCGATTGACATTTGATTATCATTGAAAACAATGATGAGATTTCCTTTGAAATCCCCAGCATTATTGAGGGCTTCCATTGCCAGACCACCGGAAATAGATCCATCTCCAATCACCGCCACAATGTTTTCTTTCTTAGCTGCCAAATCGCGGGCTTGTGCGTATCCTAGAGCATTGGCAATTGAAGTTGAGGTGTGTCCCACAGTGAAAAAGTCATGAACCGACTCTTCTTGGCTCGTGTAAGGCGTGATGTCATGAAAATGACCATCAGTAAAGCCAATCTTACGTCCTGTCAAAATTTTGTGCGGGTAAGTTTGGTGAGAAACATCCCAGATAAACTTGTCCACTGGTGAATTGAAGACCTTGTGAAGGGCAATAGTCAGTTCAGTCACACCCAAATTTGGCCCAACGTGACCGCCAACAATTGATACTTTATGCAAGACCGCTGCCCGAATTTCTTGAGATAATTCAATCAGCTCATCGTGAGTTAAATTTTTTACGTCAGCAGGTTCATTTACCTTATCTAAAACCGTCATTTTTACGTTTTTCTCCTTAATATTTCAATACAAAATTCGCCACGCAGCATCAAAATAGGCTGCTGGCACCTTTTTCCTGACAAAACTAATTTACGTCAGCGTTTTTTCTGTCAAAATCAAGTTTCGTCAGCGTTTTTTCTGTCAAAATCAAGTTTCGTCAGCATTTTCTCTGATAAAACCAAGTTTCGTCAGCATTTTCTCTGATAAAACCAAGTTTCGTCAGCATTTTCTCTGATAAAACCAAGTTTCGTCAGCATTTTCTCTGATAAAACCAAGTTTCGTCAGCATTTTCTCTGATAAAACCAAGTTTCGTCAGCATTTTCTCTGATAAAACCAATTTACGTCAGCGTTTTCTCCCCAAAAATCCGCCATGCACTTCCTATGCTTTATCAACTGCTTTAATATTTTACAACTTTTGGAAAATTTTTGCTGGACTTGAGATTGGCCCATCCAAGCGGAGTTTGACAACAAATTTTGTACCGTGAGGCTTGTTATCTTCGACCGAAATCTTACCATTATAAGCATCAACAATTTGTTTAGCCAGTGACAAGCCTAAGCCCAGTCCACCTTTTTGTCGCGTTCTTGCTTTATCCACTCGGAAAAAGCGGTCAAAAATTTTCTTCTTGTCTTCGTCAGAAATTCCTTCGCCGTTATCGGCCACAGCCAGCAACAAATTATTGCCATTTTTTTGAACATCCACAAAAATTTCCCCATTTTCATCGGTATATTTCAGCGCATTATCAAATAAAATGGTCATCAATTGTTTAAAAAGTGCCTGATCGAGATTAAAAGTTCCCTCGATTTTTAGATTTCCTTTGAAAATCTTGCCCGCATTCTCCGCCAGCATCTCATAACTCTCAAAAATTTTCTCAAAATAATCCAGTTGTGTCGCTACTGGATTGATTTTGATTCCAGATTCACTGCGTGCCAGATGCAAAAGTGTTGTCGTCAAAAGTCGCATATTGCGCACCTCAGCCAGACTTTCAGAAATATTTTCCGACGCATCGATAATTGTCGCAGTTGGAGTTTGAAAAAGGAGTTCCAGACGGTTTTGCAAAATAGCGAGCGGTGTGCGCAACTCATGCGACGCATTTTCCACGAACTCTTTTTGCTTTTCATAGGCTGACAAAATGGGCTTCAAAGTCCAATTTGCCAAATACAGACTGATGATGACCGACAAAAGCCAGAAAGTAATCATCGTCGTGATAATGACCAGCACTGCCCGACTCATCGCATCTTGAATCTGATCCACGTTCGTAAAAATCTGCACATAGACTGGTGTTATTGACCCGTCCACATTTGTCAAAACAAACCGTGTCGCCAAATACCGATAATGCCAATCCTTACCATAAGGATTACTCACCGAAACCGTATGAATCGAATTTAACTGATTTTCATTGAATTTAACTGCTTTTTCCAAGTCTGACATGGTGTAATCCATGTTTTGTGAACTGGCTGATGTGATCCTTTTTCCGTTAACATCATAAAAAATAACCGGATTATTTGGCCCAAAATCGCCATGAGCTGGCCGATTATAAGAGCCTAAGAAACTATTTGCTGAGTCTTCCAAAAAAGATTGATTTTGTGATAAATCTCGCAAATTTTGGTCTGTCGCTCGATAAATCCCCAGCTGCATAACTTGGATGATAATGACTGTCAAAGCCACGAAAATCACTGTAAAAGCTAGAAAAAAATGAAGGAAATTTTTCCCATCATTTTTCACAATTGCTGAAGATTTAATTTTTGTAATTATTTTCTTCAATTTTTCTCATTTCTACTAAGCTTTAGCTTTTAAATGGCTTAGCGCAACTTATCTCAAAATGTAGCCGACGTTTCGCAAGGTTGCCAAATTATCTACAAACTCTGTATTTTTCAATTTTTTACGAATTTTACTCATGTAAACTTCAACAACAGTGACCGTTGTATCACTGTCATAGCCCCAAATTCGGTCAAAAATTTGTTCTTTAGGTAAAATCACATTTTGATTTTGCATCAAATAAACCACCAAATCAAATTCTTTACCAATGAGTTCAACAGGTTGGTCATTGACCAAAGTTGATTTATTGGCTAGATTTAAGCGTACCTCACCATAAGATAGGCCGTTAGAGTCTTCTAATTTTCCTGTTCTTTTCAAAAGGGCTTGAATACGTGCCTTAAGTTCATCCAGATAAAAAGGTTTGGTCAAGTAATCATCCGCTCCAATGTCAAAACCGTGCATTTTGTCATCCAAAGATTCTTTAGCGGTCATGATTAAAACGGGCGTATCAATTCCTGCTTCACGTAGCTCTTTAAGCACCTCAAAACCATTTTTTTCAGGCAACATCAAGTCCAAAAGAATCAAATCATAGATGTCTAATTGTCCCTCGTAAAGTCCCTCAACACCATCATAGACTTGTTTTACTTCTGCAAATGACTTCAAGAAATCATAAACTGATTTTGATAATGATAAATCATCCTCAACCAACAATATTTTAATCATCGTTGTATCCATCCCTTTTTTCCATTTTTGAGCGGGAAAAAATTTCCTTTTCTTATCCTTCATTTAAAATGCTACGAAACTGATAAAAATACGCTCATCCCTTTCTTTTATTTTACACTATTATGTTATTTTTGTCTTGTTTTAGACTTAATCTTATCTTAAATGAAACTAAAATTTCACCTTTAGCCTGTCTTTCTCAGACAATAAGCGAATCACTTATCTAGCCAAAAAAATCAGAGTTTAAGCTCTGACTTTTGTTGATTCACGCACGATTAACTCAAATGGGATGATTGTTTTTTCTGGTAATTGTTGTTGGGCGTCACGCAAGTCCAGAATTTTCCGCACGGCTGCGGCTCCTAATTGTTCGATATTGATATCAAAAGTGGTCAGGTAAGGATGAATAATTGATCCAAAAATCGAGTTATTATAGGTAACCAAACTAATGTCCTCTGGCACTCGCAAGCCTTGGCTAGACAAACGTTCTACCACCTTTAACGCTAAGACATCATCAAGCACAACCAGCGCGGTTTCATCCGTCACTGAAAAATCTCGATCCATAAGCAAGGCACCTCGGCTTAAGCCTAAGCGTTTCGTTTCGTCTTTGAAGCCTTGATAACGTTCAGCAAAAACTTCCCCCTCCAAAGTATTCGTTACAAAAGAAATATTTTGATGGTTCAGCTCAACCAAGTGACGCACTGCTTCACGTCCTAACAACATATTATCGTTGTCCACATGAGTAATTTCATTTTGTCGCTCAAGTGGTGTTCCGACAAGCACAAAAGGAACCTTATGATCGAGGAGATAAGTCCGAACTTCATCACTTTTCCCAGCATACAGAACGATAAAACCATCCACACGTTTTTCTGAATACTGCAATTCCACTTGTTTTTTGAGTTCCCAAGTAGAATGCCCTGTGGCAATTGCTACAGAAATATCGTACTCGCGTGCGGTTTCATTGATTGAGGTCAAAATCTTCATAAAGAAGGGCTGACTTGCTTTATCAGTGACTGGCGGAAATACTACTCCAATGGTGTTGGACTTTCCTGAAGCGAGGATTTGAGCTGCAGCATTACGACGATAGCCCAAATCTTGCATCGCTTTACGAACTTTTGCCTTGGTTTTTTCACTGATTTCTGAGCTGTCCTTAATGACGCGACTGACGGTTGAAGCATTGACGCCTGCTCTTTTTGCAACATCTTTGATTGTGACTGCCATTCTTTTACCCCTAACTGGATTTCTCCAGCACTCCTTTCTCTATGATTTTTGTCCTTCATTACCTTTTCTTTGTTCATTTTCCCAAAATTTATAGAAATTATCAAGCGTTTTCGGAAATTTGTATAGATATCTTAGCTTTTGACATCTTTTATTTTCTAGCTGTCACATAATCTGAAGTTAAGTTGATTTTTTCACCATAAATTTCTACGGTTAAAGCTTCTCCTTTGAGCAGAGTCACTTTAATTTCTTTGCCAACAGAGATTTTGAGCAGGCGACCACGATAATTGATGTGGAAGGCATAACCTGTCCATGCTTTTGGTAAAAATGGTGCGAAACTCAACTGTCCATTCCAAGTTTTCATTTGGGCAAAACCATGGACGATTGCTAACCACGAGCCTGTCATTGAGGTAATGTGCAGACCGTCGTCCGTGTCGTTATTGTAATTGTCCAAGTCGAGACGAGCCGTGCGTTCGTACATTTCCACTGCTTTTTCTTCCATCCCAAGTTCAGCAGCCAAAATGGCGTGAATACTTGGGGAAAGTGAGCTCTCATGAACAGTCAATGGTTCGTAAAACTCAAAATTTCGTCGTTTTTCATCCAGTGAAAATTGATTTCCAAAGAAATAAATCCCTTGCAAAACGTCGGCTTGTTTGATGTAAGGACTGCGCAAGACGCGATCCCAAGACCAATTTTGATTGAGGGGAAGATTGCTTGGATCAAGCTCAGCGACTGGGGTCAAATCTTTGTCTAAAAAGCCATCATGTTGGACAAAAATGCCTAATTCTTGGTCTTCTGGATAGTACATTTTTTCAACGATTTCAGCCCATTTAGCTAATTCTTTGGCTTCAATCAGATCGGGACGTGGGTATTTTGCCAAACTTTCCGCTGTGTAGCTCAAGACCCAAGTGGCTAATTTATTGGTGTACCAGTTGTTATTGATGTTGTTTTCGTATTCGTTTGGCCCTGTCACCCCGTGAATCATGTATTGGTCATTGCGTTTACTATAATGGACACGGTCTGCCCAGAAACGGGCGATTTCGACCAATACTTCTAAACCTTCATGCGCGAGATATGTTTCGTCGCCAGTGTAATTAGTATAGTTGTAAATGGCATAGGCCATTGCGCCATTTCTGTGGATTTCTTCAAAGGTAATTTCCCATTCGTTGTGGCACTCGACACCGGTGAATGTCACCATTGGATAAAGGGCGCCAGCGAGTCCTTGTTGGCGGGCATTATGCTGGGCTTGTGGAAGTTGATTGTGGCGGTATTTCAAGAGGTTTTTAGTAACTTTTTCATCAGATAAAGCCAGATAAAGGGGAACAGCATAAGCTTCGGTGTCCCAATAGGTTGCTCCGCCGTATTTTTCACCTGTAAAACCTTTGGGGCCGATGTTTAAGCGTTCGTCTTCACCATAATAAGTGCTAAAAAGTTGGAAAAGATTGAAACGAATGCCTTGTTGGGCTTCGTCTGAGCCCTCAATTTGGACATCGGCGATTTCCCAGCGTTTTGCCCAAGCTTCGATTTGAGCAGCGCGAAGTTGGTCATAGGTTACCTCAGAAAGTGAGTCCACAAACGCTACTGATGCATCAGTCATTGCTGCTAAATCTTGATAATCACGGCTGGTCAAAACAATGACGCGTTTTTCAAAAGTCAGACTTTGCTTAGCGGGCAAAATTTCCTCAAAGCTATCAATAACTTGATTTTCTTCGGCTTTTTGGGCTGTCAATTGTAGATTTCCTTTGAAAAATTGATGCGCTGAAACGGTAAATTGTTCAACGTCAAAGGGGTTAGGAATGGTTTGGCTGATAAGATAAGAGCCGTTTTCGCTATTCCCTAACTCAAACGTTTGCCAGAATTTTTCATCGTAGTTGGCGTCTTCGTTATGCACATCGGCATCAATTGCTGAGTCCAGACGAATACTGTGCATCTCCCCATCAACATTTTCAAAAGTAAAGTGGAAAAGGGCTAATTCTTGGGTGGCGATGGAGAAGAAACGCTCAGCTGTTACCCGCACACCAGAAACGGTATAGCTGTATGTGAGCAGGCCTTTTTGCATCTCCAAAGCCATTTCAAAATCGGTAATTTTTGCACGCGCCAAATCAATTTCTTCTTGGTCAATAAATAGGCGGATTTTGGCAAAGTTGACGGCGTTAATGGCTTTGCCGAAATAATCAGGATAGCCATTTTTCCACCAGCCAACCCGTGTTTTATCTGGGAACCAAACACCCGCAATATAAGTGCCTTGATGGTGGTCTGCACTGTAAGTTTCACTGAAATTGCCGCGCATTCCCATGTAGCCATTTCCAATGGAGGTTAGCGATTCTTGCAAGCGTCGGTCTTTGCTTTCAATCTGATTTGCCGTGACTTTCCAAGGGTCAATGCCCATGACTCTTTTGATTTGTTTCATTTGTTTCTTCCTTTTAATTCTTTTTCTTCTTAAAAATTTGATATTCCCAAGCAGACAGGGTCATTTTTTCTTTTAAAATTCGTTGTTGGCTGCCTAAAACTTGGACATAGTCGCTGACGGAATTTTCGTCAGTAAATTCTCTGGCTTTTGCAAAGTCCAAATGTGCTTTTCTTGTCCCTAAATTGACCAAAATCAAAAATTCTTCGCGCTCATAGACTAAGGCCTGCGGGTGTCGGCTAAAATGAAAGCGAATGGAACCGTCCGCAATGGCTGCTTCTTGATGACGCAGTCTGATTAAAAATTGATAGAGCTGGATGAGTTCTGTGTTTTTTTCACTGTTGACTTCTGGAAAATTTGGATTGATTTCCATCCAAGCTTGCCCGCTAGTGAAGCCCGAATTTGCTGACGCATCCCACTGCATCGGTGTTCTGGCGTGTTCACGACTTCCGTCAGTAATTTTTCTGAGCGCTTCTTGAGGGGGAAATTGCGTCAGCAATTTCTCGTACTGCTGCTTGATTTCTGCCGAGCGCAATTGGCTGCTGTCGGTAAAGGGAAAGTTCGTCATGCCAAATTCTTGCCCTTGATAAATGAATGGCGTGCCTCGCAAAAGCATATAGCTCACTGCCAGTGCTTTGGCTGATGCAAGACTGCCATCGCCAAAACAATCAATGCTGCGTGGCTGATCATGATTTTCCAGATAGAGGGCATTCCAGCCTCGCGAAAGCAAATCTTCTTGCCAACGCAGAATGACTTTTTTGTAGCCATAGATGTCGCCTGAGCCATCTTTTTTACGCTTGTTGTGTTCTAGCTCAAAAATCATATTGATGTAGCCAGCGTCATCTGTCCAGTCTGGTGCTTGCTTGGAGCGCACACCGGACGCTTCACCGACAGTCAGCGCCCCATATTCATCAAAAATTGCTTTCAAATCGGCCATGTAAGCTTCAATCCCAGCAACATTCATAAAAGGCACCCACGGCCCGTCGCCCTTCCAAGATTTGATTTTATAATCCCACGGCATTTTTTGAATGTGCGAAATCGCATCTAATCGAAAACCGTCAATGCCCAAATCCAACCACCAGCGAATCATTTTGTAGATTTCCTCGCGGACTTTGGGATTTTTCCAGTTCAAATCGGGCTGCTCTTTGGCAAAAACGTGA
The DNA window shown above is from Lactococcus sp. S-13 and carries:
- the yidD gene encoding membrane protein insertion efficiency factor YidD is translated as MKKILVKAVHGYQRWISPALPPACRYYPTCSNYMIQAIEKHGPAKGIAMGTARILRCHPFCTPGYDFVPDHFSLRRNWSEPPKDEVQK
- a CDS encoding 6-phospho-beta-glucosidase, producing MPFSKDFLWGGATAANQCEGGYNLGGRGLANVDVVPHGKDRFPIITGEMKHLDFDDQHFYPAKEAIDMYHHWKEDLAMFAEMGFKTYRMSLAWTRIFPKGDETEPNEEGLAFYEEIFKECQRLGIEPLVTITHFDCPIHLIKEYGGWRNRKMVDFYENLARTIFTRFKGLVHYWLTFNEINMLLHAPFMGAGLVFEEGENKEQAKYLAAHHELLASAIATKIGHEIDPENKIGCMLAAGEYYPFDCHPDNVLEAQQQNHDNLFFIDVQSRGKYPNYLLKRLEREGIELPIQEGDLEILAENTVDFVSFSYYSSRVAKVSDGDADKSAGNIFESVTNPYLEASEWGWQIDPQGLRITMNSVWDRYQKPLFVVENGLGAVDTPDEDGYVADDYRIAYMAAHIEEMKKAVELDGVELLGYTSWGCIDLVSAGTGEMSKRYGFIYVDRDDFGKGSLKRTPKKSFAWYKKVIATNGEDLTNED
- a CDS encoding demethylmenaquinone methyltransferase codes for the protein MTEVNQERVHEIFNKISGDYDKMNAIISFKQHDIWRAQTMKRMGDLTDLSALDLCCGTGDWTLDLADAVGSSGNVVGLDFSENMLAIAQAKIEQRADKNVSLIQGDAMALPFEDDSFDLVTIGYGLRNTPDYLTVLREIFRVLKPNGRLVCIDTSHPTLPIYKQVFEFYFNNVMPFFGKLFARSFKEYQWLQKSAQDFPDAKVLKKLFEKAGFSEVSYKLHGGGAVATHFARKSRNIKTNIHLGKK
- a CDS encoding beta-glucoside-specific PTS transporter subunit IIABC, whose translation is MGKYQALANDIVQNVGGRANINSVGHCITRLRFKLKDESKANKAILEQMDGVVTVMQAGGQYQVVIGNHVPQVYEEVAKITGNVTSQDEETQKMSPFNRLIDIISGSFQPFLGVLAAGGMIKGLNALLIALGALSATDGTSVLLNAVGDAIFTFLPIVVGLTAARKFKLNEFIGLVLGMILMYPSIQLAAFDGSNPIGSLFSGTIIESNYFSTFLGLPVIAQNYSGTVVPIIFTVWFASIIQKRAKKIIPEMLQTFFVPFFTLLIAAPFALLLIGPTLNVATDLLSTGFQNLLAFNPILFMALLGFLWQVLVIFGLHWAVVSVALVQVGAEGFSHMLAGTFGASFAQVAVVFALWLKFRKQDKGLQTLGIPAIISGIAGVTEPAIYGLTLKRKSAFLYSMIGGAAGGAILGMANSGFYTLGGLGIFGLPNFISPQGNMSLMWNAIIAMSVSMFVAFAMTWLFYRETALVTDDDKTKAPKPWTLGKSKLQKALAGESFHAPLNGEIRALHEASDEVFSSGAMGQGVIILPKKGEVVAPFNGEVVTIFPTGHAIGIRSDNGAELLIHIGMNTVELEGQHYETFVQSGDRIKKGDLLIKFDKEAIEAAGYVTETPVILTNSQDYTEVKTYLSHDEKIIETAS